The genomic window GTGGTCAAGAAGCTCTCCGGGAAGGCGCCGGACGGTTATCAGGACTTCCGACGCGTCCTCGACCGCGCGGACATCGACGCCGTCTTCGCGCCGCTGCCGGATCACTGGCATCCCCTGATGACGATCCTCGGTTGCGAGGCCGGCAAGGACGTTTACGTCGAGAAGCCGGCCTCGCCGACCGTGGCCGAGGGCCGCGCGATGGTGGACGCCGCCCGGCGATACGGCCGGGTCGTCCAGCTCGGCACCCAGCAGCGGTCGATGCCCATCTTCCAGGAGGCCGTCAGGCTGATCCACGAGGGCCGGATCGGCAAGGTGACCTCCGCGACCTGCTGGGTCGGGGTCAACGGCACGCGGGTCGGCTTCACGACCGGGCCGGTGCCGGCGGGCCTGGACTGGGACCTCTGGCTCGGCCCTGCGCCGTGGGCACCCTACTCGGCCGACCGCCAGTTCGGGTTCATGGGCTGCCAGGACTACGCCCGCGGCGGCGAGCTCACGAACTGGGGCGTCCACCTCATGGACATCGTCCACTGGGGCATCCGGCAGGACCGGCCGCTCTCCGTGCAGGCCGTCGGCGGCCTCCATCGCGGCTCCGCCGGCTCAGAGAACTACGAGACCGTCGATGCCGTCTGGGAGTATCCCGGCTGCACCGTCACCTGGGAGCAACGCCACAAGAACGAGTACAACGGCCGCAGCTACGGCATCAAGTTCCAGGGCACCGAGGGCGTACTGCTCGTCGATCGCGGCTCGTACGAGGTCCATCCCGAGAGCCTGGGCATCAAGCGCGTCGAGGGCGAGCCGGAGCGGAGCTGGGCGAACCCGCCCCATCACAACAACTTCTTCGAAAGCGTCAGGACGCGGAAGCCGCCGGTCGCCGAGATCGAGCAGGGGCACCGATCCACCACGCCACTCCTCATCGCCGGCATCGCTCTCAAGACCCGGCGCAAGCTCAACTGGGACGCGGAGACCGAGACCTTCCTCCGCGACGAGGCCGCGAACCGCTACCTCAGCCGAGCCTACCGGGCCCCCTGGCACCTCTGATCGTAAGGAGAATGACCGTTGAACCCCATTCGAACGAGATGCCGGGCCCCCCTTTTTCTGTTCGCCTTGTCCGGCGCGGCGACGCTGGCGCTGGCCGGCGATGAGCGAAAGAAGGACCTCGTCGCGGACCTGGCGGGGAGCGACGAGCAGGCGCGGGCCGCCGCCCGGCAGCTGCTTCCCCGCCAGGGCATCGAGATCTTGCCGCGCATCCTCCCCTTGCTGGGCGACGAGACGACGGCCGTGAAGGAGGCCGCCTACCAGGTCCTCCTCGACCTGGCGAACGAGGCGTCCGCCCCGGGCCGCGTGGCGGACCGCGCGAAGGCCGCCGCCGAGGTGATGGGCCTGCTCGGGGCGGACCGG from Aquisphaera giovannonii includes these protein-coding regions:
- a CDS encoding Gfo/Idh/MocA family protein, whose amino-acid sequence is MTNVRLRRREILRQAGSAALLAAGGTIGFPGIARAARLAPSEKVRIAVIGCGGMGTRHIEALAVNPNCDLAAVCDCFTPRYENAVAVVKKLSGKAPDGYQDFRRVLDRADIDAVFAPLPDHWHPLMTILGCEAGKDVYVEKPASPTVAEGRAMVDAARRYGRVVQLGTQQRSMPIFQEAVRLIHEGRIGKVTSATCWVGVNGTRVGFTTGPVPAGLDWDLWLGPAPWAPYSADRQFGFMGCQDYARGGELTNWGVHLMDIVHWGIRQDRPLSVQAVGGLHRGSAGSENYETVDAVWEYPGCTVTWEQRHKNEYNGRSYGIKFQGTEGVLLVDRGSYEVHPESLGIKRVEGEPERSWANPPHHNNFFESVRTRKPPVAEIEQGHRSTTPLLIAGIALKTRRKLNWDAETETFLRDEAANRYLSRAYRAPWHL